One part of the Paenibacillus silvisoli genome encodes these proteins:
- a CDS encoding spore germination protein — protein MNSEFKNLDQLLKLSGQSSDFKTTVILLGKQEVSIFYYSTLIDAKWMQQHLILVLQNRSLDSEIKGIDDIKAMIPINDIEITDEITTIQSKLMKGYAIVQLHENDQKCALVNLADNHGLRENNDTENEFSVVGPKIGFVEDLDTNIGLLRTLLNIPDLIIKEIIVGTTSKTKVAIIYIDGVTNEQNIQTVEQRLTDIDYDVVFDSSLLDQMMSDNSLTPFPLFVSTERRDRVVYSLISGQVAVISDGSPYIVTGPSTLYDFFISAEDYYLPWILGSFFRLIRIFGVIFSMFATAMYVAITTYHYEVIPKDLLSPLIFSRQNVPFPPFFEVLFLEITIEFLREAGARLPTKIGQTLGIVGGIVIGQAAVAAALTSNILLILVALSALASFTTPIYKMSNTIRFLRFPIIILAAIWGAIGIFIGVGFLFVHIIRLKSLGSPYIVPIFPLRIMELSDSFIRSSFQILNKRPQRLRPKSSVKYLPKKAVKQKNDLDEE, from the coding sequence ATGAATTCAGAATTTAAAAATCTCGATCAATTATTAAAATTATCCGGACAATCGAGTGACTTTAAGACAACTGTGATTTTACTTGGTAAACAAGAAGTGAGTATTTTCTATTATAGTACCTTAATCGATGCAAAGTGGATGCAGCAACATTTGATTCTTGTATTGCAAAATCGGTCATTGGATTCCGAAATCAAGGGAATCGACGATATTAAGGCCATGATTCCCATTAATGATATAGAGATTACCGACGAGATAACAACTATTCAATCCAAACTGATGAAAGGTTATGCGATCGTTCAACTTCATGAAAACGATCAAAAGTGTGCGTTGGTTAATTTGGCCGACAATCATGGATTGCGAGAAAACAATGATACCGAAAACGAGTTTAGCGTCGTCGGCCCTAAAATCGGTTTCGTAGAGGACCTGGATACAAACATCGGTTTGCTCAGAACACTACTCAATATTCCAGACCTGATTATAAAAGAAATTATCGTTGGAACAACTTCAAAAACAAAAGTCGCAATAATCTATATCGATGGAGTGACAAATGAACAAAATATTCAAACTGTTGAACAAAGACTTACTGATATTGATTACGATGTCGTATTTGATTCGTCCCTACTGGACCAAATGATGTCAGACAATTCTTTGACGCCATTTCCATTGTTTGTATCCACGGAACGCAGGGACCGAGTAGTGTATTCACTTATCAGCGGGCAAGTCGCAGTCATTTCCGATGGTTCACCTTATATTGTTACGGGCCCCTCTACATTGTATGATTTTTTTATTTCCGCTGAAGATTATTATTTGCCATGGATATTAGGTTCTTTTTTTCGATTGATTCGAATCTTTGGTGTCATTTTTTCGATGTTTGCCACGGCAATGTATGTCGCGATAACCACATACCATTATGAAGTCATTCCAAAAGATTTGCTAAGCCCCCTTATTTTTTCCAGACAAAATGTTCCATTTCCGCCGTTCTTTGAAGTGTTGTTTTTAGAAATAACCATTGAGTTTCTTCGGGAAGCAGGGGCCAGATTACCAACAAAAATTGGTCAAACCTTAGGTATTGTCGGAGGAATTGTTATCGGTCAAGCTGCGGTCGCAGCAGCATTAACAAGTAATATTTTACTAATTCTTGTCGCGCTATCGGCTTTAGCCTCATTTACGACACCGATATATAAGATGTCAAATACGATTCGATTTTTACGCTTTCCTATCATCATTCTTGCAGCGATATGGGGGGCAATTGGCATATTTATCGGGGTGGGTTTTCTGTTCGTCCATATTATTCGTTTAAAATCATTAGGCTCTCCTTACATTGTTCCGATTTTCCCCTTAAGGATTATGGAACTTAGTGACAGTTTTATACGTTCATCCTTTCAAATTCTGAATAAAAGACCTCAACGTTTAAGACCAAAATCTTCAGTTAAGTATTTGCCTAAAAAAGCAGTTAAACAGAAAAATGACCTTGATGAAGAATAA
- a CDS encoding Crp/Fnr family transcriptional regulator: MNKLWYLSQISIFEEMTSEEMKEIDLLNTIHHFNWISKDALVQTPDTIREGLSFVKEGKLKVYKLNDSGKQFTLSILTRGNMFGEINAISFGTKDVYIEAMEPTLVCSISETEFDRLMLSRPNLALKLLKTVSERLKEREEQLEQIAFNGLRERVIHMLTMLSSKFGTIVDGYALIDLPLSHQEIANMLGVTREAVSGVMSGLVKDGVIKTSRKSVQVDAELLTRSE; this comes from the coding sequence ATGAATAAATTATGGTATTTATCTCAAATCAGCATTTTTGAGGAAATGACTAGCGAAGAAATGAAGGAAATTGATTTACTAAATACCATTCATCATTTCAATTGGATATCGAAAGACGCATTGGTTCAAACTCCCGATACTATTCGCGAAGGTCTTTCTTTCGTAAAAGAAGGCAAGCTTAAAGTATACAAATTAAACGACAGTGGGAAGCAGTTCACTCTAAGTATATTGACACGCGGGAATATGTTTGGGGAAATTAATGCCATCTCGTTTGGTACCAAAGATGTTTACATTGAAGCCATGGAACCTACACTAGTTTGCTCAATATCAGAAACAGAATTCGACCGGCTTATGCTAAGCAGACCGAATCTGGCGTTGAAACTTCTAAAAACGGTCAGTGAACGGTTGAAGGAAAGAGAAGAACAACTAGAACAAATTGCATTTAACGGTCTCCGCGAACGGGTGATTCATATGTTGACGATGCTTAGTTCAAAATTTGGTACCATCGTAGATGGTTATGCTTTAATCGATCTCCCTCTTTCGCACCAAGAGATAGCTAACATGCTTGGCGTAACTCGCGAAGCCGTCAGTGGAGTCATGAGCGGGCTTGTGAAGGATGGAGTTATCAAAACGTCTCGTAAGTCTGTTCAGGTAGATGCCGAGCTACTAACCCGATCCGAATAA
- a CDS encoding thioredoxin family protein codes for MEAQLNLKHKIGQGISPQQFIDGMKNRNMENSKILNTKDKFISIYDNFTWAQEDLKLFFTGLKSRSDLHCLILCTDWCPDVIWNVPLLFRVMEQSGIPTEVLPMEEHLETMDHFLTNGGRNQPIAVLLNASGDVLGRWGARPAYIQAVMDRFKKNNPDKQEADYKDKLNQTYGEIGELYQVGNDYQKVILDELRDLFTTFSP; via the coding sequence ATGGAAGCACAATTGAATTTAAAACACAAAATCGGTCAAGGGATTTCGCCTCAACAGTTCATCGATGGAATGAAAAATCGGAACATGGAAAACAGCAAAATCCTGAATACCAAAGACAAGTTCATCTCCATTTACGATAATTTCACATGGGCGCAAGAAGATCTGAAATTATTTTTTACCGGTTTAAAGAGTCGCTCCGACCTGCACTGTTTAATTCTATGCACAGATTGGTGCCCAGACGTCATCTGGAACGTCCCTTTACTGTTTCGAGTGATGGAGCAGAGCGGCATTCCGACTGAAGTGTTGCCCATGGAGGAGCATCTGGAAACCATGGATCACTTTCTCACAAATGGCGGGCGAAATCAGCCGATCGCGGTTTTATTGAATGCGTCCGGAGATGTACTAGGCAGATGGGGAGCCCGCCCAGCCTACATTCAGGCCGTGATGGATCGGTTTAAAAAGAACAATCCAGACAAACAGGAAGCCGATTATAAGGATAAATTGAACCAAACCTATGGAGAGATCGGAGAGCTCTATCAAGTCGGCAATGATTATCAGAAGGTTATCCTTGATGAATTAAGAGATTTGTTTACGACCTTTTCTCCGTGA
- a CDS encoding peroxiredoxin-like family protein, whose product MEKWERSLKDELDALQARNMSPEAAATFAKLIQDLRDQGAGKGLNIGDKAPDFTLDDATGKSVTLYEELAKGPVIIVFYRGEWCPYCNLQLKAYERIMNEIKTAGAQLIAISPQTPDHSLSMQEKNELSFSVLSDTNNKTAENYNLKYKLPDFQQEIQKRSGIELNQYNGDHTFELPVTGTYIIDKDGIVIAGASDVNHRSRMEPSEALKIVRSLQH is encoded by the coding sequence ATGGAGAAATGGGAGAGAAGCTTAAAAGATGAATTGGATGCACTCCAGGCTCGTAATATGTCGCCAGAAGCCGCTGCGACATTTGCCAAATTGATTCAGGACCTTCGAGATCAGGGTGCAGGCAAAGGACTGAATATCGGAGATAAGGCTCCCGATTTCACTCTGGATGATGCTACAGGCAAATCAGTCACATTATATGAAGAACTAGCCAAGGGACCTGTCATTATCGTGTTTTATCGTGGTGAATGGTGTCCGTACTGCAATTTGCAATTGAAAGCCTATGAGCGCATCATGAATGAGATAAAAACTGCCGGTGCTCAATTGATTGCCATTAGCCCGCAAACACCGGATCATTCGCTTTCCATGCAAGAAAAAAATGAATTAAGTTTCTCCGTCCTTAGCGATACGAACAACAAAACTGCGGAAAACTACAATCTTAAGTACAAGCTGCCTGACTTTCAGCAAGAAATTCAGAAAAGATCTGGCATAGAGCTAAATCAATATAACGGCGACCATACATTTGAGCTTCCTGTCACAGGCACATATATTATCGATAAAGATGGAATCGTCATAGCCGGTGCTTCTGACGTAAACCATAGATCGCGGATGGAACCATCCGAAGCCTTAAAAATCGTCCGTTCGTTGCAGCATTGA
- a CDS encoding helix-turn-helix domain-containing protein codes for MLPLSHQEIANVLGASREAVNIKKDQTVNAGPLFITPPK; via the coding sequence ATGCTGCCGCTTTCCCATCAAGAGATTGCCAATGTGCTCGGTGCTAGCCGCGAAGCGGTCAATATAAAAAAGGACCAAACGGTGAATGCCGGTCCTCTTTTTATTACTCCACCCAAATAA
- a CDS encoding IS3 family transposase, whose translation MSKKLFSKAEQDYLSKNKYVTKISDKAITYSDEFKRLFIDQYIQGKTPREIFEAHGFNVDVLGMKRVEQSADRWKKAYQTDGIIGLTDSRKESSGRSLKREMTSDEIIAKQDARIKLLESQLELLKKADMTERLLVAKGESLPKNKLFELVENAVKQGFKRMTRYLCELLNVSHSGYYSYLRTAEARKERARRDAEIGELIQRAFSQRGYKKGSRSIKMVLENEFQVVYNRKRIRRHMRRLNLVCPHRKPNPYRRMAKATQEHRVVPNKLQRDFKKGIPGLVLLTDITYLPFGRHSEFGYLSTILDGSTGELLAYNLSNQINLSLSTDTINQLKKQRRLKLHKDAFIHSDQGSHYTSPQYQKLLKKVGLGQSMSRRGNCWDNAPQESFYGHMKDHVRSRKCSTLDELKLEIDRYIHYYNNHRYQWGLKKMTPVQYRNHLLSVA comes from the coding sequence ATGAGCAAGAAACTTTTCTCTAAGGCAGAACAAGATTATCTCTCAAAGAATAAGTACGTCACGAAAATAAGTGACAAAGCCATAACCTATTCGGATGAGTTTAAAAGGTTGTTCATCGACCAATATATCCAGGGTAAGACGCCAAGAGAGATCTTCGAAGCCCATGGCTTCAATGTGGATGTTCTAGGAATGAAGCGCGTTGAGCAAAGTGCGGACCGCTGGAAAAAGGCCTATCAGACAGACGGAATTATCGGACTCACGGACTCTCGCAAGGAATCCTCTGGCCGTTCACTTAAACGAGAAATGACGTCCGATGAGATCATCGCTAAACAAGACGCACGGATCAAGCTTCTGGAATCCCAACTTGAACTGCTAAAAAAAGCAGACATGACAGAAAGGTTGCTGGTAGCAAAGGGAGAAAGCCTCCCCAAAAATAAGCTATTCGAGTTAGTTGAAAATGCTGTAAAACAAGGATTTAAACGCATGACGCGTTACTTATGCGAATTGCTTAATGTCTCACATTCGGGGTATTACAGCTACTTAAGGACCGCAGAGGCTCGTAAAGAAAGAGCACGACGGGACGCTGAGATTGGAGAACTCATCCAAAGGGCATTCTCTCAAAGAGGCTATAAAAAGGGTTCCCGCTCAATAAAGATGGTCTTAGAAAATGAGTTTCAAGTCGTCTACAACCGCAAACGGATCCGCAGACATATGCGAAGGTTGAATCTGGTTTGTCCTCATCGTAAGCCCAATCCTTACAGACGGATGGCAAAGGCAACACAAGAGCATCGGGTTGTACCCAACAAGTTACAACGGGATTTCAAGAAGGGGATTCCGGGTCTTGTGCTGCTCACGGACATCACTTACCTCCCGTTTGGGCGTCACTCAGAGTTCGGCTACTTGTCCACCATTCTGGATGGTTCTACAGGGGAACTCCTCGCCTACAACCTCTCTAATCAAATCAACCTGTCATTATCGACAGATACCATTAACCAACTCAAGAAGCAGCGCCGGTTAAAATTACACAAGGATGCCTTTATCCACTCCGATCAGGGTTCTCACTATACAAGTCCTCAATATCAGAAATTGCTGAAGAAGGTGGGGCTTGGACAGTCCATGTCTAGGCGAGGAAATTGCTGGGACAACGCGCCTCAGGAGTCCTTTTACGGTCACATGAAAGACCACGTGAGAAGCCGCAAGTGCTCCACTTTGGATGAACTAAAGCTTGAAATCGATCGCTATATCCACTACTACAACAATCACAGATATCAATGGGGATTAAAAAAGATGACCCCTGTCCAGTACAGGAATCATCTTTTGTCGGTTGCCTAA